CCCCGGCGCGACCCACCGGCTCAGGGTCAGCAGCACCGCACCGTCGGCGACGGCGCTGCCCTCGGCGGCCGGCACCGTGACCTCCAGGGTCGGGAAGTCCGCCGGCAGGTAGATGACGGAGTACGCCCTGGTCCCGCCCTTGTCCTCGATCAGCACCGACACCTCCTCGCCCTCGGCGAGGTCCTCGACCGTCGTCGGGCCCGTGACCGGCGCGCCGTCGACGAGCACCACACCGTCCGGATCGGTGGTCGTCGCGGTCACCTCGAGGGTGCCGTCGGACTCCTCGGTGGTGGTGGCGGCGTAGCGGGTCACCGCCGGGTCGAAGGCGGGGTAGCTCGACACCCCCGGACCGGAGACGCTCAACGAGTGCGTCGGCGCGGGCTCGGGGTCGTCGGCGCTGGCGGGCGCGGCGCTTGGGAGCCCCACGAGGGCCAGGACCAAGCCGGCCACCGCGACGGCTCGGGGGTAGGGACGACTGTCGTCTGCGCCGCGGGCCCTCCCAGACCCGTGGACGCGCGCTGCATGCTCCACCTGCGCACTGTAGGTGCTGCCGGCGTGCGCTGCGGGTGCTTCGGGTCAGCCGCCCAGCGCGTCGCGGACGGGCACGAACTTCGCCTGGGCCTCGGCGAGCTCGGCCTCGGGGTCGGAGCCGCCCACGATGCCGCAGCCGGCGAAGAGCCGGACGGTGTCGCCGGAGACCGACGCCGACCGCAGGGCGATGCCCCACTCCCCGTCACCGGCCGCGTCCATCCAGCCGACCGGGCCGGCGTAGCGACCGCGGTCCATCCGCTCGATCTCGGCGATGAGGGCCACGGCCGCGGTCGTGGGGGTGCCGCCGACCGCCGCCGAGGGGTGCAGCGAGGCGGCGAGCTCCAGCGACGTCCGGGTGTCGCGGGCGACGCCGGCGACGTCGGTGGCCAGGTGCATCACGTTGGGCAGGTGCAGCACGAACGGTGCCTCGGGGACGTTCATCGACGAGCAGTGCGGGTCGAGCGCGTCGGCGACCGACCGGACGGCGTACTCGTGCTCCTCGAGGTCCTTCGACGACCTCGCCAGTGCGGCGGCCAGCGCGAGGTCGCGCTCGTCGTCGCCGGTGCGCCGGATGGTGCCGGCCAGCACGCGGGAGGTGACCAGGCCGCGCTCACGGCGCACCAGCATCTCCGGCGTCGCGCCGACCATCCCGTCGACGTGGAACGTCCAGCACATCGGGTACGCCGACGACAGCTGCC
This genomic window from Nocardioides marinus contains:
- a CDS encoding isochorismate synthase, which codes for MTSSSPGELGTPAPALVARTVEIDPAQVDDLLSLLPSDDPVSWVRRDEGLVGWGRAAELRTAGASRFDDAAAWWSELTSRAVVRDEVTEPGTGLVCFGTFAFADEPGDSVLVVPSVVVGRRGERAWLTTVGRGLEHLEHALVAAEAPRAPGGIAFTDGALDGEAWMSAVADAVSRIERGDLEKVVLARDLVARADGDVDVRWPLRQLSSAYPMCWTFHVDGMVGATPEMLVRRERGLVTSRVLAGTIRRTGDDERDLALAAALARSSKDLEEHEYAVRSVADALDPHCSSMNVPEAPFVLHLPNVMHLATDVAGVARDTRTSLELAASLHPSAAVGGTPTTAAVALIAEIERMDRGRYAGPVGWMDAAGDGEWGIALRSASVSGDTVRLFAGCGIVGGSDPEAELAEAQAKFVPVRDALGG